Proteins from a genomic interval of Zonotrichia albicollis isolate bZonAlb1 chromosome 18, bZonAlb1.hap1, whole genome shotgun sequence:
- the KIAA1671 gene encoding uncharacterized protein KIAA1671 homolog isoform X4 encodes MTYSLWAAFIGWIDQLRKCFSRQPPGAKDTDTLVQEPDSQYGTWNEQRHSSDSFVGESPSLDNEVVSGRKPPAGSHPSSLSSQTEPPSLPEHHDFSKEQRSTSLDRSSTDMDSTDGTDAPPAGDALPEDKSYFSFIDHTDVLDSSALKTRVQLSKKRRCRAPASHSLRRSRGLDLDNRFSLTEESDSGWMFKDSTEEKKTMQQEDSEEEEKIQHTPRSSSVQAQRMPVFPGMDHAVLKAQLRKRQESESAGDTGSAQLFKSPKAQLGTPSSRVLPSSVEKEDRSEEKSPQWLKELKSKKRQSHYENQV; translated from the exons atGACTTACTCCTTATGGGCAGCATTCATTGGATGGATA GACCAGCTGAGGAAATGCTTCTCCAGGCAGCCGCCGGGGGCGAAGGACACGGACACGCTGGTGCAGGAGCCCGACAGCCAGTACGGCACCTGGAAcgagcagaggcacagcagcGACAG CTTTGTGGGAGAGTCTCCCTCCCTGGACAATGAGGTGGTGTCGGGGCGGAAGCCGCCCGCGGGCAGCCACCCGTCCTCGCTGTCCTCGCAGACAgagcctccctccctgcccgaGCACCATGACTTCTCCAAAGAGCAAAGGAGCACCAGCCTGGACCGCTCCAGCACGGACATGGACTCCACTGATGGCACTGATGCGCCTCCTGCAGGGGACGCGCTCCCTGAGGACAAGAGTTATTTCTCCTTCATTGAT CACACAGATGTCCTGGACTCCAGTGCTTTGAAGACTCGGGTGCAGCTGAGCAAgaagcgccggtgccgggcgCCCGCATCGCACTCGCTGCGCAGGAGCAGAGGGCTGGACCTGGACAACAGGTTCTCCTTGACAGAGGAGTCAGACAGTGGCTGGATGTTCAAAGATTCCACAG aagagaagaaaactaTGCAACAGGAAGAttctgaggaggaagagaagatcCAGCACACTCCTAGGTCATCTTCTGTGCAAGCCCAGAGAATGCCTGTGTTCCCGGGGATGGATCacgctgttctcaag gCCCAGCTGAGGAAAAGACAGGAGTCTGAGAGCGCTGGTGACACCGGCTCTGCTCAGCTCTTCAAATCCCCCAAAGCACAGCTCGGCACTCCCAGCAGCAGAGTGCTGCCCTCCAGTGTGGAAAAGGAGGACAG GTCAGAAGAAAAGTCTCCTCAGTGGCTAAAGGAGCTGAAATCAAAGAAGAGACAGAGCCATTATGAGAATCAGGTTTGA
- the KIAA1671 gene encoding uncharacterized protein KIAA1671 homolog isoform X3, protein MEYYYCPRLLKFLQYLWDQLRKCFSRQPPGAKDTDTLVQEPDSQYGTWNEQRHSSDSFVGESPSLDNEVVSGRKPPAGSHPSSLSSQTEPPSLPEHHDFSKEQRSTSLDRSSTDMDSTDGTDAPPAGDALPEDKSYFSFIDHTDVLDSSALKTRVQLSKKRRCRAPASHSLRRSRGLDLDNRFSLTEESDSGWMFKDSTEEKKTMQQEDSEEEEKIQHTPRSSSVQAQRMPVFPGMDHAVLKAQLRKRQESESAGDTGSAQLFKSPKAQLGTPSSRVLPSSVEKEDRSEEKSPQWLKELKSKKRQSHYENQV, encoded by the exons GACCAGCTGAGGAAATGCTTCTCCAGGCAGCCGCCGGGGGCGAAGGACACGGACACGCTGGTGCAGGAGCCCGACAGCCAGTACGGCACCTGGAAcgagcagaggcacagcagcGACAG CTTTGTGGGAGAGTCTCCCTCCCTGGACAATGAGGTGGTGTCGGGGCGGAAGCCGCCCGCGGGCAGCCACCCGTCCTCGCTGTCCTCGCAGACAgagcctccctccctgcccgaGCACCATGACTTCTCCAAAGAGCAAAGGAGCACCAGCCTGGACCGCTCCAGCACGGACATGGACTCCACTGATGGCACTGATGCGCCTCCTGCAGGGGACGCGCTCCCTGAGGACAAGAGTTATTTCTCCTTCATTGAT CACACAGATGTCCTGGACTCCAGTGCTTTGAAGACTCGGGTGCAGCTGAGCAAgaagcgccggtgccgggcgCCCGCATCGCACTCGCTGCGCAGGAGCAGAGGGCTGGACCTGGACAACAGGTTCTCCTTGACAGAGGAGTCAGACAGTGGCTGGATGTTCAAAGATTCCACAG aagagaagaaaactaTGCAACAGGAAGAttctgaggaggaagagaagatcCAGCACACTCCTAGGTCATCTTCTGTGCAAGCCCAGAGAATGCCTGTGTTCCCGGGGATGGATCacgctgttctcaag gCCCAGCTGAGGAAAAGACAGGAGTCTGAGAGCGCTGGTGACACCGGCTCTGCTCAGCTCTTCAAATCCCCCAAAGCACAGCTCGGCACTCCCAGCAGCAGAGTGCTGCCCTCCAGTGTGGAAAAGGAGGACAG GTCAGAAGAAAAGTCTCCTCAGTGGCTAAAGGAGCTGAAATCAAAGAAGAGACAGAGCCATTATGAGAATCAGGTTTGA
- the CRYBB3 gene encoding beta-crystallin B3 — protein sequence MTEQQSPPEQMATGEGAGERGGTYKITIYELENFQGKRCELTEELPNITEKEMEKVGSIQVESGPWLGFERQAYAGEQFVLEKGDYPRWDSWSNSHSSDSLMSIRPLQIDSADHKIHLFENAGYTGRKMEIVDDDVPSLWAHGFQDRVASVKALNGTWVGYEYPGYRGRQHVFEKGEYRHWNEWDANQPLIQSVRRVRDQQWHQRGCFENS from the exons ATGACCGAGCAGCAAAGTCCCCCCGAGCAGATGGCGACTGGGGAGGGTGCTGGCGAGCGAGGAGGCACCTACAAG ATCACCATCTACGAGCTGGAGAACTTCCAGGGGAAGAGGTGTGAGCTGACAGAGGAGCTGCCCAACATCACCgagaaggagatggagaagGTGGGCTCCATCCAGGTGGAGTCTGGCCC gtgGCTGGGCTTCGAGCGCCAGGCCTACGCTGGGGAGCAGTTCGTGCTGGAGAAGGGCGACTACCCCCGCTGGGACTCATGGTCCAACAGCCACAGCAGCGACAGCCTGATGTCCATCCGGCCCCTCCAGATT GACAGCGCTGACCACAAGATCCACCTGTTTGAGAACGCGGGCTACACCGGGCGCAAGATGGAGATCGTGGATGACGATGTGCCCAGCCTGTGGGCCCATGGCTTCCAGGACCGGGTGGCCAGCGTCAAGGCCCTGAATGGAAC GTGGGTGGGCTACGAGTACCCCGGCTACCGGGGCCGCCAGCACGTCTTTGAGAAGGGCGAGTACCGGCACTGGAACGAGTGGGACGCCAACCAGCCCCTGATCCAGTCGGTGCGGCGCGTGCGGGACCAGCAGTGGCACCAGCGGGGCTGCTTCGAGAACAGCTGA
- the LOC106630550 gene encoding beta-crystallin B2 isoform X2: MMASEHQMPASKQQQASSKIAIFEQENFQGRCHELSGACPNLKEAGVDKVGSILVHSGPWVGYEQASCKGEQFVFEKGEYPRWDSWTNSRRSDSITSLRPIKVDSQEHKIVLYENPSFTGKKIEIIDDDVPSFHAHGYQEKVSSVRVQSGTWVGYQYPGYRGYQYLFEKGDYKDSSDFGAQHPQIQSVRRIRDMQWHQRGAYHPTN, encoded by the exons ATGATGGCTTCCGAGCACCAAATGCCAGCCTCCAAGCAGCAGCAAGCCAGCTCCAAG ATTGCCATCTTCGAGCAGGAGAACTTCCAGGGCCGCTGCCATGAGCTCAGCGGGGCCTGCCCCAACCTGAAGGAAGCCGGCGTGGACAAAGTGGGCTCCATCCTGGTGCACTCCGGACC CTGGGTGGGCTACGAGCAGGCAAGCTGCAAAGGGgagcagtttgtgtttgagAAGGGGGAGTACCCCCGCTGGGACTCCTGGACCAACAGCCGGAGAAGCGACAGCATCACTTCCCTGAGACCCATCAAAGTG gacagccaggAGCACAAGATCGTGCTCTACGAGAACCCCAGCTTCACCGGCAAGAAGATCGAAATCATAGACGACGATGTGCCCAGCTTCCACGCACACGGCTACCAGGAGAAGGTCTCATCCGTGCGGGTGCAGAGCGGAAC GTGGGTGGGATACCAGTACCCTGGCTACCGGGGCTACCAGTACCTGTTTGAAAAGGGGGACTACAAGGACAGCTCAGACTTCGGCGCTCAGCACCCCCAGATCCAGTCGGTCAGGCGCATCCGGGACATGCAGTGGCACCAGCGCGGTGCCTACCACCCCACCAACTAA
- the LOC106630550 gene encoding beta-crystallin B2 isoform X1 codes for MMASEHQMPASKQQQASSKIAIFEQENFQGRCHELSGACPNLKEAGVDKVGSILVHSGPWVGYEQASCKGEQFVFEKGEYPRWDSWTNSRRSDSITSLRPIKVVRAPRQPLPTRQTKDSQEHKIVLYENPSFTGKKIEIIDDDVPSFHAHGYQEKVSSVRVQSGTWVGYQYPGYRGYQYLFEKGDYKDSSDFGAQHPQIQSVRRIRDMQWHQRGAYHPTN; via the exons ATGATGGCTTCCGAGCACCAAATGCCAGCCTCCAAGCAGCAGCAAGCCAGCTCCAAG ATTGCCATCTTCGAGCAGGAGAACTTCCAGGGCCGCTGCCATGAGCTCAGCGGGGCCTGCCCCAACCTGAAGGAAGCCGGCGTGGACAAAGTGGGCTCCATCCTGGTGCACTCCGGACC CTGGGTGGGCTACGAGCAGGCAAGCTGCAAAGGGgagcagtttgtgtttgagAAGGGGGAGTACCCCCGCTGGGACTCCTGGACCAACAGCCGGAGAAGCGACAGCATCACTTCCCTGAGACCCATCAAAGTGGTGAGAGCACCCAGACAGCCACTACCCACCCGCCAGACCAAG gacagccaggAGCACAAGATCGTGCTCTACGAGAACCCCAGCTTCACCGGCAAGAAGATCGAAATCATAGACGACGATGTGCCCAGCTTCCACGCACACGGCTACCAGGAGAAGGTCTCATCCGTGCGGGTGCAGAGCGGAAC GTGGGTGGGATACCAGTACCCTGGCTACCGGGGCTACCAGTACCTGTTTGAAAAGGGGGACTACAAGGACAGCTCAGACTTCGGCGCTCAGCACCCCCAGATCCAGTCGGTCAGGCGCATCCGGGACATGCAGTGGCACCAGCGCGGTGCCTACCACCCCACCAACTAA